One Alphaproteobacteria bacterium genomic region harbors:
- a CDS encoding TrkH family potassium uptake protein, with protein sequence MIDLRSVFYLTGIVLCCLAIAMSVPLLVEALVYKTLEWKAFGVSMVICGFFGSSLALSNPPHGKTVLGMREAFLVTSVIWIILSIFAGLPFYYSEFHFTFINACFEAVSALTTTGSTIMDGIDDAPKGILLWRALLQCIGGTGIILMAMTIFPILRIGGMQLFRSEFSDRSEKILPRVSQIAAAILGTYLFFIFACMILLYWAGMPFFDATCSAMATVSTGGLTTKDCSIGFYNDPLIESIIAVFMIIGGSTLILFVLLWKGERKAIFEDSQLRAYLMLLVIASLIVTLWQWGMNQQSFLHSLRLSTFSVISVVTTTGLVTSDYGSWGNFPIIIFFLLSFIGGCTGSTTGGIKIFRFQVLFALTRTHLMQLRKPHGMYVPTYQGQKISSSAALSVFTFLTLYFLCMAALACALSIAGLDFIASLSGAAASLGNVGPGLGPLIGPHTSFAQLPDAAKILMMAGMILGRLELLTVLVLFMPSFWQD encoded by the coding sequence ATGATTGACCTTCGGTCTGTTTTTTATCTAACAGGAATTGTGCTGTGCTGTTTAGCTATAGCCATGAGCGTCCCCCTTCTTGTTGAGGCGCTTGTTTATAAAACATTGGAATGGAAAGCCTTTGGGGTTTCGATGGTTATTTGCGGTTTTTTCGGATCGTCATTGGCTTTATCCAATCCCCCGCACGGAAAAACAGTCCTTGGAATGCGTGAAGCATTCCTGGTGACATCGGTGATCTGGATTATCCTTTCGATTTTTGCCGGATTACCATTTTATTATTCAGAATTTCATTTTACATTTATTAATGCCTGTTTTGAGGCTGTTTCGGCCCTCACAACAACAGGATCGACCATTATGGATGGGATTGATGACGCTCCCAAGGGGATTTTATTGTGGCGCGCCTTGCTCCAGTGCATAGGGGGTACAGGCATTATCTTGATGGCGATGACGATTTTTCCCATTCTAAGAATCGGCGGAATGCAGCTTTTTCGCAGCGAATTTTCTGACCGTTCAGAGAAAATCTTACCCCGCGTTTCCCAAATAGCCGCCGCCATTCTGGGCACATACCTCTTTTTTATTTTCGCCTGCATGATCTTGTTGTATTGGGCGGGAATGCCATTTTTTGATGCCACCTGCAGCGCAATGGCAACCGTTTCCACAGGAGGACTAACCACAAAGGATTGCTCCATTGGTTTTTATAATGATCCGCTCATAGAATCCATAATTGCGGTTTTTATGATCATAGGCGGCAGCACACTCATCCTGTTTGTCCTTTTATGGAAAGGTGAACGAAAGGCCATTTTCGAAGACAGCCAATTAAGGGCGTACTTAATGCTTTTGGTTATCGCATCCTTAATTGTCACCCTGTGGCAATGGGGAATGAATCAACAAAGCTTTCTGCATAGCCTAAGACTATCAACCTTTTCTGTGATTTCCGTTGTCACAACAACAGGGTTAGTCACCTCTGATTATGGAAGTTGGGGAAATTTCCCCATCATTATTTTCTTTCTGCTGAGTTTTATTGGCGGGTGCACGGGATCCACAACGGGGGGGATAAAAATTTTCCGTTTTCAAGTTTTGTTTGCGTTAACAAGAACGCATCTTATGCAATTGCGAAAACCACATGGGATGTATGTCCCGACATATCAGGGTCAAAAAATTAGCAGCTCTGCTGCCCTGTCTGTGTTTACGTTTTTAACGCTTTATTTCCTTTGTATGGCGGCATTGGCTTGCGCTTTATCGATTGCAGGACTAGACTTTATAGCAAGTTTATCAGGGGCTGCTGCTTCATTGGGTAATGTTGGGCCTGGGTTGGGCCCCCTCATTGGGCCGCATACCTCCTTTGCGCAATTGCCAGATGCAGCAAAAATCCTTATGATGGCAGGGATGATATTGGGAAGGCTCGAGCTTCTCACTGTTCTTGTTTTGTTTATGCCATCCTTCTGGCAAGATTAA
- the dcd gene encoding dCTP deaminase, protein MSIQPDHWIRQQAIDNKMIEPFVESQKRFHADKTGIISYGLSSYGYDARVANEFKIFTNVDSATVDPKNFSQDSLVHREADVCIIPPNSFVLGRTVEYFRIPRDVLVICLGKSTYARCGIIVNVTPLEPEWEGHVTLEFSNTTPLPAKIYANEGVCQFLFFKANEVCEVSYKDRLGKYMGQTGVTLPKI, encoded by the coding sequence ATGTCCATACAACCAGACCACTGGATTCGACAACAGGCCATTGATAATAAAATGATAGAACCCTTTGTTGAATCGCAAAAGCGCTTTCATGCTGATAAAACCGGGATTATTTCCTATGGGCTTTCGTCGTATGGATATGATGCGCGTGTTGCCAATGAATTTAAAATCTTTACAAATGTGGACAGCGCAACGGTTGATCCCAAAAATTTCTCCCAGGACAGCTTGGTTCACAGAGAAGCAGACGTTTGTATTATTCCACCAAACAGCTTTGTGTTAGGCAGAACGGTCGAATATTTCCGAATTCCGCGCGATGTTCTTGTGATTTGCTTAGGAAAATCAACCTATGCGCGATGCGGTATTATTGTTAACGTGACCCCCCTGGAACCTGAATGGGAAGGACACGTAACGTTGGAGTTTTCCAACACAACCCCCCTTCCGGCTAAGATTTATGCCAACGAAGGGGTCTGTCAGTTTTTGTTCTTTAAAGCCAATGAGGTTTGTGAGGTTTCTTACAAGGATCGCCTTGGAAAATATATGGGCCAAACAGGCGTCACTCTGCCAAAAATATAG